gagggggaggcagaggttGAGCCGGCAGGGGGCAGCTCTCCCGGCCTCCCTGGCGCGGCCCGCCCCGTCCCCGCCCTTGGCCCGGCCGGGCGCCCGGGGCCCGACTACGCGAGCCGGCCCTGCGGCGGGGGCCCGGCGACGCTACCTGCAGGCTGCACTCGCGGCCCTGGAGCGCCTTCACCGTCAGCTGCATGGCGGCCACGGCGGCGTCCACTCCGGCCGGCGCGCACCCTAACCGCCCCCCCGCCGCGCGCCGCCGCCCCGGGCGCGCGCCGGAACCGCCCGCCGCCGCCGGAAGCCGCTAGAGGGGCGCGCCCggcgccaccgccccgccccgccccttccccctgcccccgaGGAGTGCCCTCCGCCGCGCGCCTCGCGGACGCGAGGGGTCCGTCCCGGCTGCAGCTCCCCGCGGCGGCGGTGCCGGGAAGCCCTCCCGGATGGGGCGGAGGAACCAGACGCTGGGAGCTGAGACTCGCGAAGAGGGCGGGCCTGGGTGCTGGCGGAGCAGGTCAGCGCCGACGCCGATTCCCTGTCTGATTCTGTGACTCCAGGGAGTCCACAGAGGGCCCAGCCCTGCGAAGCTTGTCCCACTGCCCGCGGGCCTCCTACCGCCTCCTTTCTGGTCGACCTGCAGAAAAGCAGCTCAGCTTGGGAGCGGGCAGGGGAGCCAGGCCTCTGCTCTTATCAGCACACCGCTCATTCTAGAGCAGAGGCCCACCTCttagagaggggaaaggagggctgCGAGAGGAAGTCTGTGCAGGGGTCACCGTGTCACCCAAGCAAGTCCTCCACCCTGGCCCACCCTTGCCCAGCCacacccttccttccccacccgcCTGCCTCAAAGGGCAAAGACTGGAAGGGACTCAAGCTTGCTTCtctcttttattgaaatatattttctgggcAGTGCCCACCTACCTAACTCAGCATGGCCTCTTTGGCACTGAAAGCTGGAGAATAAAAAACCGGTAAAAAAAATAAGCCTGGATTTTTCTGAGTGCATAGTGCATGAGAACTAAAGGCCTTTGGTACACAAGAACTGTGGGGACTGagcagaggctgggggctggggctggcgaAAGCTTGACCCGGGGGCCTCAGGGGAGTGGGCAGACACTGCTGTAGATGAAGTGGCCAATAACTAAGGCCAGCATCTCCGAGGTGCCACTCAGTGCCACAATGAAGGGGGCCTGGGAGGCGTAGTCGGCTTGAAGGCGGCGGAGGGATAGCTGCAGCATGGCCAAGGCCAGCAGGCTGTTCTGCACCCCTACCTCAATGCTGACTGTCCGCCGCTGGGCCACTGGCAGCTTCAGGCATGTGGCTAGGCAGTAGCCCACCAGGAGGCCAACCAGGGGCACCGTGAGGCCCACCAGCACAATGGGCAGCCTGATGCCCGCCAGGATGAAGACCCCCATGCGGTAGGCCAGGAAGAGGCCGCCCAGGAGCAGCACGAAGCTGAAGGGCTTGATGACCTGTAGCAGCAGCTGGGAGAATTTGGGGAGCTTGGACTTGATCACCACGCCTGCTGCTATGGGGATGGCGATGAACAGCAAGGTCCCCAGGATCTTGGAAATGGGCACGTGGAGTGTTTCGTGGATGCTGAGCAGGTGGCTGTAGATGGCTGAAGACAGTGGCAGGAAACCAGTGGCGGCCACCGTTGAGATGAAAGTCATGGAAATGGCCAGGGTGACATCCCCTCCGAGGAGGAGGCTGAAGAGGTAGCTCCCCCCGCCGCCAGGTGACGAGCAAGTGATGATGAGGCCCAGAGCCAGGGCCTTGGGCAGCATGAAGACCTTGGCCATCAGAAAAGCATAGAAGGGCATGACCAGAAACTGGCCCAGGAGGCCTAGCAGCATGGGCTGTGGGCTCTGCAGGAGCCCCTTCAGAACCTCCAGCTCCACTTTACACCCAAATGAACACTTATTGACAAAGATAAGAGGCAGGAGCAAGTAGAGTATCGGGTTCTCTGAGAAGTGGACCAGGTCAGTGCCCAGGGTGGCGGGGGTGTCTTCCGCAGGTGAGACCTTGATGCAGAAATCTCTCCGCTCCTCAATCAGGGTGGGCGGGGCCTCCCGGGGGTCCACAAGCTGGATGTGGAGTGGGGCTAGCCCGGGCAGCCCTGAGTGGATGCTCACCACGAAGCTGCCCCCACTGCCCCAGGTTATGGCACTCACATTCTTGATGATCAGCACCTCTGTGTCCAGGGAGGTGACCCTCAGCATGGGGCCAGGCCCGGTCCCGTGGCCCTGGCCTGGGTACTTGCTTGAAATTACGATGATGCCCTCACTCTCCTCCGGGAACTCAAACTCCATCACAGAGCCATCCCCAATGCTCAAGTAGCGGCCCCTGGGCAGGGGCACAGTGTGGCCCAGAGCGGTGCTGAGGTTGGCACTGGCTGTTCCCCGGGCTTCCCACAGCAAGCTGACAAGCAGCAGGGTGGCCCTGAGCACACCTAAGGGGCCTGTGCAACCACCACCCCTTCCCCGGCCAGGCCACCATGGGTAGTTGGCCCTGCTCCTCCTAAATACCATGGCTCCTCCAGGACGGTGAGCCCAGGCCCCCTGCAGCTTAGGAGAGCAGCCCTGCTGGTGCTGTTGAGTGGTCCTGAGGAGGGTCCATGGGTGGGGCCTGGCTCTGTGCTGCCTCTCTTGATGGCAGAGCTCTTCCTGAGGAGAAGGGACACAGAGAGGTGGCTGGTGAGGGCCTGCAGCTGTGAGCCCAGGAGCATGGGGATCTGGAAGCCCAGTGCTAGGAGACTcagcctggggaaggaaagggaatgCCTAGTGCTAGCTCTTGAGTGCCATTTGGCTGTCCCCTCCCCAATCACCACAGCCTTAGCTTACCATCCCTCACCCAGAGGGGCCACCTACAGATAGGAGTTCTTGTTCAGCCTGCGGATAGATACCTGCTGGTTTCCCTGGGGTTGCCCAGCATGGTGACCATTCAGAGATGTCCTGATACCAAGGGATTTGGGAGTGCCACCCCCAATCCTGTTACCACGAGCCTGTTCCCCACCAGCTCTGAGATGCAGCTACCCCAGGGCTGCAGCAATACCACAACCGGGAAGAAATCCTTGGTGACCCAGGATAACAAGGAAACAAGCCTGATGAGAGCAAAGCGTGCTGATGGGAAACACTGGCTTGGGTCAAGTCTGAGAGGCCATCAGAGAGCAGGCTGGGGCATTTGAGTGTCATCTGCCAGGCAGAGAGCAGCTGGTAAAGTGGTGTGGGCAGTGGGTGGCCAGGCCCCAGGGGTTGATGTCCACCACTAACATGGAGTTGTGAATGGTAATGTCGTTCGTGGCTATCTGGCTCAACCTACCTGCTGATAGTGGTGAGATGGGGGTTCTGGGAGGGACCAGATCCCCTCTCCCCTGGGAAGTTGTCAGAAGGGGCAGCAAGAAGGGATCAGGTATGGCCACATGTTCCCTGGGGGGACTCTCCCCCTTCTGTCAGAGCTCCCACCCCTCTGGCAGAAGGAGGAGTCCCAGAACTTGAGCTCCTAGAGCTGCTGTGCCACATCTGAGAGGCTCTGCTCAGAGTCCAGGGTCTCCTTCCCAATGCCCATATGCACCCCTACCAGAGCCTAGAACTACCAGTGAGACTATGAGTGTTTCTAGGGGGGCAGGGTGCCtcagggggaaaggaggaggtttGTCTCCTTCCACTTCTCAATGCGGGCAGCCAGCACCCTATTGTCACATCACCTGCAGGAACTGGGGCAGCCAGGGTGGGGACACAGTGGGTTTTCGTCACTACTGATTGACTCATGCCTTGCATTGTCCCAGTCCTGGAAGAGGCTCCTGCTTCTCTAGATCCTATCAGTGTTTGGCCCTGACCCCACCCCTCATCTGAGACTGGGAAGCAGAGGCAAGGAGGTGGTGGAGGGCCCGGTAAGCAAAAGGCTCATCCTGGGACAGTCCCCTTCCACCCCCTTGGGATGCCATGGCCTCTCCTGGTTTGGAGTTCGGGTCACTTATCCTGGATGCCATGATCCAGCCTTGTGTCCCACCgctgaagagggaggcaggaaaaccaGGGGGAGTAAGATAACTAAAGTGGAGGGGAGTCGCATGGAAAAGACGAAGGCACCCGGAACTGAAACCACCGCGGTGGTGCGAACCCGTTCAGAAGGGAGAGGGGGCTAAGGGCCATCCACCCTGTCCTTCTAGTACTGCTGGTGGCTTTGAGTCACTGAGTCACTGCGTGAGGGGTCTGGCCCAGATGCTCACCATTTCTGCCTGAGGTGCCGGAAGTTTGAGCAGATGCACCCCAAGGCAGGGGAGGGAACACCGGGCCGGCCTCTTTTTGCGCACTGGCCGAGTGTGCGGTGTCAGGTCAGTTGGCAGTGCTGACCCGGGGCTCCTCCCTTACCTGGGAGTCCGGAAGTTGTCGGATCAGGCACGATCAGAGCTCGGGCGTGAATCGGGAAGGGAGAACGAGGAGCGCGCCGCCGCCAGGTTTGCGCTGCCGCCCCAAAACCCGCAGGTCGGCGACCGGCCACGACGGTCCCGGGGTCGCGGGGTCCCAGGGTCCCTCAGGCTACTCCTAAGCCTGGCGGCTACGCCAGGCCTCAAGAACGCGCGGCGGCGGCCCTTCCCCAGGGTCCCGGCCGCCCGAGCAGGCCAGCGCCGAGCCCAGCCGGGGCTAGAAGCCTCCTTCCGGCTGCCTTTCCCGGCCCGAGGCCCTCACCTGCCTCCGCGGCCCAGAAGCTCGGGGCTGCAGCCAGCGCCTGGCGGGCCGGCGGACGCCTGTAAGCAAGGCCCGCCAGGGCCCCGCCCCAACCCggcgaggccccgcccctcgcaCCTGCTCCGCCCACCAGCGTCGGCTGGCTCACCTCCTGCGGCTTGGGCCGGTCCCAACCGGATGTGACGTATATGGGAGCGACGAGCttgtgcgcgtgcgcgtgcggGCCAGGAAGCTTTCCGGGTTCGGGTTGGTTTGCATCTGGCAGGTTCTCGTGTGGCTGCTGAGCCGCCGGTTCGAGTCTTCTGTGGTCGCCGCCAGGGGGGCCTGCTCCGGGTAGGGACCTCAGTCATTCCCAGACACGTTGCGACCTCTGGGGGCAGCGGGACACAGGCTTAGCCGTTAGGCGAGCTAGGACGCCAGGGGACTGCTGCTAGTGGTGGGAGTCCAGGGTCAGTGTTTCGGCCTCGTTCCTGCTCAGAGCGCCCAGCCTTGTGGCCCGAGGGCCGAGCCCGACCGAGTCGGACTCCAGAGCCCGTGCTTGGCCTGGTTCCAGCTTACTTCGTTCAAGCATTGACCGAGCGCCTATTTGCACACTGTAATATTAGTGGACTTATCCGCCTTTCAAAACTGTTTGGGGCCACTAGCAAGGTCCGGAGGCTTCACGAAAAAGGAATGCAAACAGATGGCGTAAGGAAGGGCGAAAAGGTGGTGAGGGTGTAGAACATGGACATGGGAAGTCAGTAAGCAAGTGTAGAATTGAGGGGCATTTGCATGTTCCCAAAGGCTGCTGGGCAACTGCAGTTGGTCAGGCAGCGGGTCAGTCGCTCCTCACTGCTCTGGAAGAGCCTCTTGTCAAGGGCTGTGATGGAGGCCAGTGGTGCCCAAAGTTACAGGTACTTGTCCCCAGGAGGGGCACAAGACATCATTGAGAATGTTCCAAAAGACCCATAGcatctttagttttatttaattattcaaataaaaattgtaattaatttaaacttatttaaatacattttacttaTTGCAATATTGTATGTGTTATAAAGTTTATATTATTAGGCACATATGGTATGTAAGCAGCCATATATGGTGGGGGTGCACATTCAGGAGGGTTTATGTCAGTTATCAAAAACATTCAGAGGCCATAGCTGTAGGCTGTTCTTGATCCTCAGTGAGGTGTAAGCCATTTGTGTGTGTGGACTTGATGTCCTGGAAAGTTTATACTGTTCCTCTCTAATGGGGTTGAGGGGTCCTGATGGAAGCAGGCTGGCACAGGTATGAGGTTGGAGCTTAGCACCTGCTGCGTTGAAGACGGAAGATTGGAAAAGAGCAGTGGGGGTGGTGCTGTCCGAGGACGGGGTAAAACTGgccagagggagaagggagatgggTCAGCCCCAAGAGCGGAGGATGGAAAACCTAAAAGATGTCTTCTCCCTTGAGGAAACCTGCATTTTTATATTCCAGCTGAACAGGAATTGGTGTGAGAGGTCAAGGAGAGCAAATGTAATTAGAAGACTGCTCCCCATTATCTCATTCCCTTCAGCCCTCTGAGAAGCCTGAGTGGGCTGGTGGGGTGTCTGACATGAGGGAATTTAGAGGCCTCTGCAGGGAAAAGGCATGGCTAAAACAAAGGCAAGAGAATGTTTGTAGTTAGTTTAGGGGATTAATAATTTACCCCCATAAGCCGGAAGGGTTGTCTAGGAACCAGTCAAGGATATCCAGTTCCAAAAGAGATGTCATCTGGACTGAGAGAACAGACGAAACAAATGATAGTGACAGCCCAAACTACAGAAATGCACTTCAGATGGGAGACCTGCCACCATATTATTAACAGGGTCACAGCGATGATGCTGACAGGTGTGCCTACCTCCTGCTCTCCAGGCAGGGGCCTCCAGGAACACTCTGTGATAAATAAGCGTGCACGGAAGGCATCTCTGAGCACAAGGATGGGATGCCTTTGGTGTTTACCGGGAAATGTCACGATGACGTGTTTTTTCATACCCAGCAGCAGGTCACAGCACCTTAGTTTTCTTTGGAGGAACTGTCCACCATCTCTCATCCACTCTCGGGACACATGGTTTGCATGTTTATGACCCCAACGCTGGCCTCTGGGGCGGGCACAGGCCTGGATGTGGCCAATCAGAGCTACACAGAATGAGGTAAGGATAAATGCATAATCCAATGTGGACCAAGGTGAGTTAATCCCTGGAACTTGGGCTGGAACTACTGGGAAGTTGGGGGCTCTTTTTTGCTGGAGTTGCTGAACTGGGACGTCTACTATTGCTCCCCTACCTGGGGAAAATGATGTGCTTGAAAAGGAAgcaaatagaaaattcaaaaatttttcttaatttttaaaaaaagcaaaaataaatttaaaaattaatttaaaaaagaagaaaagaaagaaaaggaaggaaatatggAGAAACCCTGGCAGGGGAGGACTGCAGGACCCAGAAAGATGTGCCTCTGCTTTGGAAGGTTGGGCGGGCTGTGCTGCACAGCAGTGTCAAGTCCTAGCCTGTGTTGGGCCAAGAGGGGGCCGCAGCTGGCCTGCTGTTTCCATCTGTGTGGCTCTGACAACCGCCAGCATGTGATGTATTGCTAGGCCCAGGGCGCAGGTGATGAATGTCTGGGGCAGGTCAGTGGTCACAGCAGCTGTTTAAAGAGGCACCTCATGCACCTTGCAGCCTGCAGCCAAGGGCTGAGGCCAGTTTCATTTGGGGCAAGCTACTAACCTTGTGGGGCCTTACTTATCTGGCTTCTAATCTCCCAGCTCCAGGGAAACTTCCCTCTGCGCACCAGGGGCCATTTCTCTTCTGTAAACGAGGGTGATGGCAGTTTGCTGGGGTTGCTGTGAGGACTGTGCAGGTAACACGTGCAGATGAAACACGTGTCCATCTCTATGGCAGCCCTGATGGGTACATTGAGATTCATTAGACTATTCTCTCTACTTTGGGGGACATTGAAAATTTTCGATAATGAaaggtagaaaaaaatgaatacacgTATGACATTATAATGTACTCATCATTGCTTTGTCAGACCCACAGACTGTACAACACCAAACGAGAACCCTAATATCTACCCTGGGCTTTGGGTGAGGATGTGTCAGTGAGGGTTGGGTCTGTGGGAGCTGTGTACTCTCTGCTTAACTTTGATGTGagcctaaaactactctaaaaaagtaagtttattattaaaaaatgaacacacaTGAAGCTCCTGCCACAGAGCCAGGCTGGGTTTCAGCTGCTGTGATCACCAGTCCCTGGTGAGTGATGTAGGCCCTCCACACGTCTCCCCTTCCTGTCCCTTGTCCTCCTGGGCATCCATGGGCCTCTCACTCCTGTTTCTGACCCCAGACCACTTCTGTGCTCCCATGTACTTTTCCAGCAAAACTCCATATAGTTTCTTGCTGGTTCACACCCAATGAGGGGAAATGCGAGAAATGTGAAAGAGCCCACGTGACTTGGCCTTTTGCAGACCGGATTTCAAAGGCATCTGAAGTGGAGTGCTATGAGGAGATCCGCTAGCtctggagggaggctgggaatcAGAAGAAGGCACCTGGATTGGTTTTAAACCCCATCCCTGTCCCTGCAGGCCGGTGCTGTGTCCGAGGGAGTCAGCAACTTTCCTGCAAAGGGCAGAACCGCCTTTCCCTGGGCAAGGTGACTCAGATACCAGCTGGGGAGCCTCTCAACTCACCGCCTGAATCACATCTCGGCCACAGTGGGGCCTGTCAGTAGCAGGAACCCTGGAGACAAAGGCTGCCTGCtataggggtggggggaggccagCTGAGCCTCTGGGACGTTTCCCTCCCCCAAGGACACCCCCCCTGACTCCCCACTGAATGCACTTCATTCTGTTGGGGCCACTGATTTATTAAAAGGTCATCTAGAAGGTGGGCCCTCTGACAAACCACAGGAGCTGCCACCTGCTGTGCCAGGGACCGTGATCAGGCTTGCCAACTCACCACCCTGCTGGCCTGGCCCCAAGGCAGCCACCCCTTCCCACAGAGAGTGAGGCTGGAGGCAGCCAGGTTCCCCAAGCAGCCACCAGGTGTGGCTCACCAGAACGAATCACTTTAGGTCACAGAGCAGTGAGCCACTCTGGGCTGAAGAGGTTCTGGAAGATGCCCCGAGTGGCTGGGCAGCTGCCACCAGACTTGGGGCTGCAGGTGCCTGGGAACTGGGTCGGGGATGAGCAGGGGAGCAACTGCAGGAAAAGAAGACAGGTACCTGGGGTCTCCTGACAAATTGCCACAGGGCTGGCCGTGCAGCCCACACCACTGCTCACGGTCTGGTCACTGGTCGCTGCCTCAGAGCCCCGATGTGCTGGGGCAAGAGAACGTTCCTGGCTGGCCCCGGGGACCAGGCTGGGAGCATGCAGCCTCCCTAGTCCCATCTGTGAGCTCGGCCGCCTAGCTGGCTGTGGTCCTCCTCGGGATGCAGCCCTCCATCTCCAGCGCCTCGGGCCAGCCTTCATACTTATTGTTGTGCTTGCTGTTCCTCACGTGCTGTGGGTTGGCGGGAGCAGGAAGTCACCGTCTCAGCCCTTGGGCGCGGCAGACAGACAGAGCTTCCAGTCCCCTTGTGCTGCTGGCAATCAGCGCTCTCAGGGCGTTGACCCCCTCTGTCTGTCCCAGTGTCTCAACTTTCTCATCTCAAAATGCCAATAGCTTCACTAGTGGCAGCGGGGGGGGGGTCAACTTCTTTGAACTTATGGGCCTGGCACGCACCGAGATGGTAGGGAGGGAGCGTGTGTATCCCTGCCCTCGTCCGGCCCACAGGGAGAGCAAGGCCAGAGGGGTGTCTCTTCTCTGGGGACTGAGCTGCTCTTTTTGCAGCCAGAGCCTTCCAGAAACCACTGGATTGGCCTGTTTGCCTTGGCCTGCTGTGGGGAGCAGGGCTTGGAGGCACCATGCCTTTCACTGGGCTGGGAACCTCCCAAAGGTGAGGATGGTGCATGGGGAACAGCTGGCAAGAGGGCAGCCAGGGAGGTGGCTGTGCAGTGTGAACTGGGGTCCTGGGTGTCGGGAGATGGGATGGGCCTGAGCATCTTGAAGATGTACAGGAGGAGGGTTCCTTAGCTGTGAGTCTTGCCAGTGCAAAAGCTTTGCCATTCAAAGATTCTTTATGGTGAAATCCACACAGAACAGGGAAGATGAAAGTTACTGCCCTTCCTGTACAGACAGCGAGGGGgccagggctgcccctgggggtGCTGGTGGAATTCAGGGAAGGCTGAGGCAGGAACAGAAGGGGGGCTCAGAGAATGCAGGCAGAAGGGGCGGGCAGACCACCCTGGGCCGGGAAGCAGAGGGGCCAGGCTTTCCTCAGGTACCTGCTCAAAGGGGCTCTTGTTCTGCACACCCTTGGCCCCTACAAACACCCAGCTGTCCCGGAAGGCCAGATCCTTGACATTCTTGCTGCCCAGATCGCTGAAAAGCTTCCTGGTCTCTTCATTCATCCTGCCACACAGAAGGAAGAGATGTGAGCCATCGCCGAAGAAGGGCCAGGCTGAGGCCGTCCTTGGCAATCACTTACTTGGTGGCTGGGTCATCGTAGGAAGCCACAAATACCAGAGTGCCTTCATGCAGTGGCCGAATAAACTTCAGCAGATCGTTGACATCTGGGGGCACAGGTACCATGGGACATGATGCATCAGGCACCACtgagcacccctcccccaccagcccctgctCTCCAGATGAGGACACCAAAGTAGGGATCGGGCCAGGGACACATCCCAGCAAGGGTCTCCAGGTGAGCATAGGACAAAGTGGTATAAGAAGCCAGggtccctcctcccaccttttCTGAACCCAAGAAGGCTGGAGACTCACCTCCTGCCCACATGTCGAAGGCCCGGGCCTCGATGAGCTCTCCACTCACCCCTGGGttgagatggagagatggggTGCAGCTGGGTGAGCTGCCAGAGTGACTCTGATTCCACCCAACCACCCTGACACCCCCAGACCAGGCTCAGGACACAGCAGGGGCCACTGGGTGCAGCCCATCTGGAAGCTTTTCAAAGGCCCCCCCCCCATATTCGTGTCCACCATGTCCCTTGTTCAGACAGCTGTGACCCTCCAGGTCACATGCTTTTGTTCACTGGGTCACTTCTGCGGAGCCTTCAACTCGAACAGACCTCTTCCCAGGCCTCCTGGGAACCCTGGAGGAGGGCGGCAGGTCGCGGCCCGGCTTTGGTTTCTTGTCCAAAGTCTGACCTCACATCACGGGGAGCTCACCGTTCACCAGGGCGATGTTTAGTCCACGGCCCACATTGTCCTTGACGCTGCTCATGAGCCTAGTAGGGGGACAGAAACTTCAAGTGGCGTGTCTgctctgccttccctggaacgGCCCTGGGGCCTTGCAGACCCAGCTTCTGGTAACCGCTCCCCTCCCGCCCTGCCCTGCCATCTACCCCAAGGAGCTCACATCTTGTCCTCCAGACAGATCTTGGGTCCAATGACGTTGGCAGCCCCGCTGACCATGCGGAAGGCTAGGTGCTCCTCGGGACACGGCTGAGGCAGGCCACATTTGTACCTCCTGGCCCGCGGCTCTGGGTGGGGACAGCAGGGGTGACCCAtgggtctggccctgggggaacCCGAGATCTGAGAGGGGGAGGTCAGGACCAGCCCATAGGGAGGAACGAGAGAGCACAGAGCAGGCAGGCACTGGTCAGTGGAAGGGACATGGCTCAGGCCAAGGCCCGGACACTTCCATGGACATGCTGCATCCCACTGGGGCTGGCCAAGGGCAAGGTGATAAGGACCCCAGGGAGGCTTTGCTGCCACTGGTGGGAGAAGAGTAAGGAGGCAGGAGGGCTGGCCAGGGCTATGGCCCTGCCAGAAGCAGAGCGCAGGCAGCGAGGGCAGTGCAGGAGCCCTGGAGAGCACGGGGTCCCctcaggcagaggtgggagggcgGGGAGGATGGTCTCTGTGATGGGGTGAATTGTGTCCCCACAAACAATGtgctgaaatcctaactcccagtacctcaaAAGTGACCCTATTTGGAAATAAGAGTCCTTGAAGATATAATTTGTTAAGATGAGCTCATCCTGGAATAGGGTAGGCCCTAAATCTAATggccagtgtccttataagagacagaaggaggggggaggttatagctcaagtggtagagcacgtgcttagcatgcatgaggtcctgggttcaatccccagcacctcctctaaaaataagtaaacctgattacctcaccccccaataaaataattaaataatacaataataaatacaacatttttttaaatcacacacacacaaaagagataggggaggagacagacacagaggagaactccatgtgaagatggaggcagaggctggagagatGTGGCCACCAGCCTGGAGCACctcccagaagctgggagaggcaggaagggtcCTCCCCTGGAGACTTCAGAGGGAGTGTGGCCTTCCATACCTAGATTTCAGACTTGGAGCTtctggaactgtgagagaatacatttctgttgtttaagccacccagtttgtggtattttgttatggccaCCCCAGGACATTGACACAGATTTTGATATTGGGAAGCAgggagctgctgtaacaaatcccTAAAAATGTAGACATGGCCTTGGAACTGGGTAATGGGTAGGGGCTGTAGATTTCCATGTGCATATTAGAAAAGGCCCTGAAGAGACTGTCGGTAGAAATATGGACATCGGAGGTGATTCTGGTGAGGGCTTATGAAGAGAGAGGAGCAGTACAGAAAGTTTTTATCATCTGGGAAAACACATACACCATCGTGACTGAAATGGCTCTAGAAATGTGAATCCTGAAGTTCTGGGGAGCTCTCAGACAGAAATGAGGACCATGTTATTGACACTGGAGGAAAGGCAGTCCTTGTCATAAAGTGGCAAAGAACTTGGCCGAATTGTGTTCTTGTGTTTTGTGAAGGTGGGACTTGTAAATGCTGAACTGGGATATTTACCGGAG
This Camelus bactrianus isolate YW-2024 breed Bactrian camel chromosome X, ASM4877302v1, whole genome shotgun sequence DNA region includes the following protein-coding sequences:
- the FAM3A gene encoding protein FAM3A isoform X1 gives rise to the protein MRANREPRTLTPRRSQAVLATSCPGGCDGGKARLEPAPHRGPGHRCGPHLDRRQHPPGWAWQWLSSHPATLRQPRELGDCRARPMGHPCCPHPEPRARRYKCGLPQPCPEEHLAFRMVSGAANVIGPKICLEDKMLMSSVKDNVGRGLNIALVNGVSGELIEARAFDMWAGDVNDLLKFIRPLHEGTLVFVASYDDPATKMNEETRKLFSDLGSKNVKDLAFRDSWVFVGAKGVQNKSPFEQHVRNSKHNNKYEGWPEALEMEGCIPRRTTAS
- the FAM3A gene encoding protein FAM3A isoform X2 is translated as MRLAGPLRIVALVIAVGLTWIVVSILLGGPGSGFPRIQQLFASPENSVTAEPRARRYKCGLPQPCPEEHLAFRMVSGAANVIGPKICLEDKMLMSSVKDNVGRGLNIALVNGVSGELIEARAFDMWAGDVNDLLKFIRPLHEGTLVFVASYDDPATKMNEETRKLFSDLGSKNVKDLAFRDSWVFVGAKGVQNKSPFEQHVRNSKHNNKYEGWPEALEMEGCIPRRTTAS
- the SLC10A3 gene encoding P3 protein, whose protein sequence is MVFRRSRANYPWWPGRGRGGGCTGPLGVLRATLLLVSLLWEARGTASANLSTALGHTVPLPRGRYLSIGDGSVMEFEFPEESEGIIVISSKYPGQGHGTGPGPMLRVTSLDTEVLIIKNVSAITWGSGGSFVVSIHSGLPGLAPLHIQLVDPREAPPTLIEERRDFCIKVSPAEDTPATLGTDLVHFSENPILYLLLPLIFVNKCSFGCKVELEVLKGLLQSPQPMLLGLLGQFLVMPFYAFLMAKVFMLPKALALGLIITCSSPGGGGSYLFSLLLGGDVTLAISMTFISTVAATGFLPLSSAIYSHLLSIHETLHVPISKILGTLLFIAIPIAAGVVIKSKLPKFSQLLLQVIKPFSFVLLLGGLFLAYRMGVFILAGIRLPIVLVGLTVPLVGLLVGYCLATCLKLPVAQRRTVSIEVGVQNSLLALAMLQLSLRRLQADYASQAPFIVALSGTSEMLALVIGHFIYSSVCPLP